A portion of the Pectobacterium brasiliense genome contains these proteins:
- the aaeB gene encoding p-hydroxybenzoic acid efflux pump subunit AaeB, protein MFFTTPQFARLRFAFKLSFAIVLSLFLGFHLQLETPRWSVLTAAIVAAGPAFAAGGEPFSGAIRHRGMLRVVGTFIGCIGALIIIIATVRAPVVMLMLCCIWAGFCTWVSSLVKVENAYVFGLAGYTALIIIVSTQGTPLLTPQFAVERCSEIVLGIVCAILADLLFSPRSIKQDVDRSIGELLVDQYRLLQLCMSGAEKDAIDAAWHALVRKTTALNGMRSSLMLESSRWQNSNRRLTSLHTQSLTMITQACETYLILQDAPTPVKSSLKLVLDQPVESFRDVHCRVKALRHLIAADSRDVPPMLISWVGAATRYLLLAKGVQTNGRINTIEADVLNSEVEIKVPSAETHHAMINGLRTGVATALGCLFWLSTGWTSGSVCMVMIAVVTSLAMRLPNPQMMAKDFLFGTIYALPLGALMFMFIMPSTQQSMLLLCLSLGAMAFFLGLEVQKRRLGSLGALASTINILVLDNPMTFNVSQFLDSAIGQIIGCFLALMVILLIRDNTKAHTGRTLLNRFVYGAVSALTTNTARRKENHLPALYQQLFLLLNRFPDDIAKYRLALWLIIMHQRLRTLDIPQNAVLSAFHRQIRATAEQVISARRDSTRSRYFTQLLDELERYQQMLTEQQLPPSVTAPVGRLTGILRDYQHALSN, encoded by the coding sequence ATGTTCTTTACGACGCCACAGTTTGCACGCTTGCGCTTCGCTTTCAAGCTGAGCTTCGCGATCGTGCTGTCCCTGTTTCTGGGGTTCCATCTCCAGTTGGAAACGCCGCGCTGGTCGGTGCTGACGGCGGCGATTGTCGCTGCTGGTCCGGCGTTTGCTGCGGGCGGTGAGCCATTTTCTGGTGCCATTCGCCACCGTGGCATGCTACGTGTTGTCGGCACCTTTATCGGCTGTATCGGCGCACTTATCATCATTATTGCTACCGTTCGCGCACCGGTTGTGATGTTGATGCTGTGTTGTATTTGGGCGGGCTTCTGCACCTGGGTTTCCTCGCTGGTTAAAGTCGAAAACGCCTATGTGTTCGGTCTGGCGGGCTATACCGCACTGATTATTATTGTGTCGACGCAGGGTACACCGCTGCTGACGCCGCAGTTTGCCGTGGAACGCTGTAGCGAGATTGTGTTGGGCATCGTCTGTGCGATTCTGGCGGATTTACTGTTCTCGCCGCGCTCGATCAAGCAGGACGTTGACCGCAGTATCGGTGAACTATTGGTGGATCAGTATCGGTTACTGCAACTCTGCATGAGCGGGGCGGAGAAAGACGCGATAGACGCGGCATGGCACGCATTGGTGCGCAAAACAACCGCGCTAAACGGCATGCGCAGCAGCCTGATGTTGGAGTCCTCGCGCTGGCAGAACAGCAATCGCCGCTTAACGTCGTTGCATACGCAATCGCTCACGATGATTACACAGGCGTGTGAAACCTACCTGATTTTGCAGGACGCCCCGACTCCCGTAAAAAGCAGCCTGAAACTGGTATTGGATCAGCCTGTTGAGTCGTTTCGCGATGTGCATTGCCGTGTGAAAGCATTGCGCCACCTGATTGCGGCGGACAGCCGTGACGTGCCGCCGATGCTGATCAGTTGGGTCGGAGCGGCGACGCGCTACCTGCTGTTGGCGAAGGGCGTGCAGACCAACGGGCGTATCAATACGATTGAAGCCGACGTGCTTAACAGCGAGGTGGAAATTAAAGTGCCATCGGCCGAAACGCATCACGCCATGATTAATGGCTTACGCACTGGCGTGGCGACGGCGCTGGGCTGCCTATTTTGGCTGAGCACGGGCTGGACCTCTGGCAGCGTGTGTATGGTGATGATTGCGGTGGTGACGTCGCTTGCCATGCGGTTGCCGAACCCGCAGATGATGGCGAAGGATTTTCTTTTCGGGACGATCTACGCGCTGCCGCTGGGGGCGTTGATGTTTATGTTTATCATGCCGTCAACGCAACAAAGTATGCTGTTGCTATGCCTGAGTCTGGGAGCAATGGCCTTCTTCCTCGGCCTTGAAGTGCAAAAACGTCGACTCGGCTCACTGGGTGCATTGGCCAGTACGATCAATATTCTGGTATTAGATAACCCGATGACGTTCAACGTCAGTCAGTTTCTGGATAGTGCGATCGGCCAGATCATCGGTTGTTTTCTGGCGTTGATGGTGATCCTGTTGATCCGGGATAACACCAAAGCACACACGGGAAGAACGCTGCTGAACCGCTTTGTGTATGGCGCGGTCTCGGCGCTGACGACCAACACAGCGCGTCGCAAAGAAAACCACCTGCCTGCGCTGTATCAACAGCTGTTCCTGCTGCTGAACCGCTTCCCTGACGATATTGCCAAATATCGCCTCGCACTGTGGCTGATCATCATGCACCAGCGTCTGAGAACGCTGGATATTCCGCAAAACGCGGTGCTCTCTGCCTTTCATCGCCAGATTCGTGCAACGGCGGAGCAGGTGATTTCGGCCCGACGCGATAGCACTCGCAGCCGCTATTTCACGCAGCTGTTGGACGAGCTTGAACGCTATCAGCAGATGCTGACAGAACAGCAACTACCGCCGAGCGTGACAGCGCCTGTAGGGCGATTAACTGGGATCCTGCGTGATTATCAGCATGCGCTGAGCAACTAA
- the aaeA gene encoding p-hydroxybenzoic acid efflux pump subunit AaeA: MKAFFLPLFRQQAVLIKKLSRVAITLVIVLCAIVAIFRVWAFYTESPWTRDAKFTADVVAIAPDVSGLLSDVRVTDNQLVNKGDVLFVIDQPRYHQAVAQAEADVAYYQALVTEKRRESGRRARLGISAMSQENIDQSSNALETATHQLAKAQAVLSLAQLELERTVVRAPADGWVTNLHVQSGEFIERGNTAVALVKKDSFYLLAYMEETKLEGVRRGYRVEITPLGSEKIFYGTVDSVAAGVNNNSNSANSKGLANVDSNLEWVRLAQRVPVKIRLDRQMGDLYPAGTTATVVITGEQVNNDKAPSPLIRLLYRLREFG; this comes from the coding sequence GTGAAAGCGTTCTTTTTACCCTTGTTTAGACAGCAGGCCGTGCTGATCAAAAAACTGAGCCGCGTGGCCATTACGCTGGTGATTGTACTGTGTGCGATTGTGGCCATTTTTCGTGTCTGGGCGTTCTATACCGAATCGCCCTGGACGCGTGATGCCAAATTTACGGCGGATGTCGTGGCAATCGCGCCGGACGTCAGCGGGTTACTGAGCGATGTTCGCGTGACGGACAATCAGCTGGTGAACAAAGGTGACGTGCTGTTTGTCATCGATCAGCCGCGCTACCATCAGGCCGTGGCGCAGGCGGAAGCCGATGTTGCCTACTATCAGGCGCTGGTGACGGAAAAACGTCGGGAATCAGGACGTCGGGCGCGACTGGGCATCAGTGCGATGTCACAGGAAAATATCGATCAGTCCAGTAATGCATTGGAAACCGCCACGCACCAGCTTGCTAAAGCGCAGGCGGTATTGTCACTGGCGCAACTGGAGCTGGAACGCACCGTGGTACGCGCCCCTGCCGACGGCTGGGTGACCAATCTGCATGTGCAGAGCGGTGAGTTCATTGAACGAGGTAACACGGCGGTAGCGCTGGTGAAGAAGGATTCGTTCTATCTGCTGGCGTACATGGAAGAAACCAAGCTTGAAGGCGTGCGTCGTGGCTACCGTGTTGAAATTACGCCGCTGGGTAGCGAAAAGATATTTTACGGCACGGTTGATAGCGTGGCGGCTGGGGTGAATAACAACAGTAACAGCGCGAACAGTAAAGGCCTGGCGAACGTGGATTCCAATCTGGAGTGGGTGCGTCTGGCGCAGCGTGTGCCGGTAAAAATTCGCCTCGATCGCCAAATGGGCGACCTCTACCCGGCTGGCACCACGGCCACCGTGGTGATCACCGGTGAGCAGGTCAACAATGATAAAGCGCCTTCGCCGCTCATTCGTCTCCTGTATCGTCTGCGTGAGTTCGGCTAA
- the aaeX gene encoding p-hydroxybenzoic acid efflux pump operon protein AaeX produces the protein MSSLPVMVLFGLSFPPVFFILLVSLTLFFVVNRLLQPTGIYDFVWHPALFNSALFCCLFYLLFRYGL, from the coding sequence ATGAGTTCACTCCCGGTTATGGTGTTGTTCGGGCTGTCATTTCCCCCCGTATTTTTTATCTTGCTGGTATCGCTGACCCTGTTTTTTGTCGTGAATCGCCTGCTGCAACCGACGGGGATCTATGACTTTGTCTGGCATCCTGCGCTGTTTAACAGCGCGCTGTTCTGCTGTCTGTTTTATTTACTGTTCCGTTACGGTCTGTGA